In Methanococcoides methylutens, a single window of DNA contains:
- a CDS encoding permease, which produces MSSDYLLYLMNAGFQSVQNYLALHVLLCLIPAFFLAGAIASLFSKESVLKFFGADAPKYVSYSVAAASGCLLAVCSCTVLPLFAGIYKRGAGIGPATTFLFSAPAINILAIVYTAKILGYDLGVSRAVVAVSLSIIIGLTMAAMFERGNVERKKIATFGEEKHKNSAMLFILLLGILVVPEIFSTWTMMAAILIPLIAVTIYLSFKWFTREELSSWMGETWFLVKQITPLLLIGVFFAGIIVEVLPSEYVARFVGGESVSSNLVASVSGALMYFSTLTEVPIISALTLLGMGKGPALSMLLAGPALSLPNMIVISRIMGAKRGASYITLVVIIATLAGLGFGYVIG; this is translated from the coding sequence ATGTCATCTGATTATTTACTATATCTTATGAATGCTGGGTTCCAATCAGTTCAGAACTATCTTGCGCTGCATGTGCTCCTCTGTCTGATACCTGCATTCTTTCTTGCGGGTGCAATAGCATCACTGTTCTCTAAGGAATCAGTATTGAAGTTCTTCGGAGCAGATGCACCAAAATACGTGTCATACTCAGTAGCAGCCGCATCAGGCTGTCTTCTTGCCGTGTGCAGTTGCACCGTGCTCCCATTATTTGCAGGTATCTATAAAAGAGGTGCAGGGATCGGACCCGCAACGACATTTCTCTTCTCCGCACCTGCCATAAACATACTTGCAATAGTTTATACTGCCAAGATCCTTGGCTATGATCTTGGTGTGTCAAGGGCTGTTGTGGCTGTTTCTTTATCTATTATTATCGGACTTACAATGGCAGCAATGTTTGAAAGAGGTAATGTGGAGAGGAAGAAGATCGCCACTTTCGGAGAAGAAAAGCACAAGAACAGTGCAATGTTGTTCATCCTGCTTCTAGGAATTCTTGTTGTTCCGGAGATATTCAGTACATGGACAATGATGGCAGCAATACTTATTCCCCTCATAGCTGTTACTATCTATCTGTCTTTCAAATGGTTCACCCGTGAGGAACTCTCTTCATGGATGGGCGAGACATGGTTCCTCGTAAAGCAGATCACACCTCTTCTTCTGATCGGTGTGTTCTTTGCAGGGATAATTGTGGAAGTTCTTCCTTCAGAATATGTTGCCCGGTTCGTTGGCGGCGAATCTGTTTCATCAAACCTGGTCGCATCGGTCTCTGGAGCCCTGATGTACTTCTCGACACTAACTGAAGTCCCAATTATCAGTGCCCTTACACTTCTTGGCATGGGTAAAGGTCCGGCACTATCTATGCTTCTGGCAGGACCAGCACTCAGTCTTCCGAACATGATAGTAATCAGCAGGATAATGGGTGCAAAAAGAGGTGCTTCATACATAACACTTGTAGTTATAATTGCTACACTTGCAGGACTTGGATTTGGTTACGTTATTGGATGA